Genomic segment of Hydrogenimonas thermophila:
ACGTATTCTAGCCAGTAGTTCAATATTTGAAAAAGGTTTTTCCAAATAGTCATCAGCTCCTGCATCAAGAGCTTCCACTTTATCAACAACTTCATTTTTGGAAGAAAATAGCATAATAGGAATAGCCAATCCATCTTGTCGAATCTGTTTTAAAAACTCTACACCACTACCGTCAGGCAGCATCCAGTCCAGCAAAATTAAATCATATGTGCGCTCTGCCAATAGTTCTTGTGCTTCTTTAATAGATAAAGCTGTATAAATAATATAATTTGATTCTTCGAGTAGTTTTTTTAGACCAAATTGCAAAGTATGGTTATCATCTATAACTAATATGTGCATAAAATACCTCTCTTTTGTTTTTACCCCAATAAATCCATACCAAATTAGACAACAAGCCAAATTGCTCTATAATTAGGTATTTACAAACGAAAAAGTTACACCTAAAACTTTCACCCAATGGGTGTAACTTTTTCAAACACGGAAGGAAATTATGCCACAAACTATATTAAGCTTTGATATTGAAACAACAAATGAGAAATTAACACCAAGAGCAGGTGTAGCAATATTTGGTGAATACCTAAAAGGTATGAATCTTGAACACCTTTGTAATACAAACATTCCCTTGGCTAAACATCCAAATGGGTACGATCCATTTGAGTTCATATATCCTTTGATTCTAATGCTTCACAGCAGTGGTCGTGTACTTGATGATATT
This window contains:
- a CDS encoding response regulator transcription factor: MHILVIDDNHTLQFGLKKLLEESNYIIYTALSIKEAQELLAERTYDLILLDWMLPDGSGVEFLKQIRQDGLAIPIMLFSSKNEVVDKVEALDAGADDYLEKPFSNIELLARIRALLRRESPQKQSIITIGPMKIDTIERRVTVDENPIKLSTKEFELLEFLARNSNVVLTRYQLLEHINRDFETMASSNIVDAHIKNLRKKLGKPELIETVRGVGYVIRTT